The Salvia miltiorrhiza cultivar Shanhuang (shh) chromosome 1, IMPLAD_Smil_shh, whole genome shotgun sequence genome has a window encoding:
- the LOC130999347 gene encoding vicilin Cor a 11.0101, with the protein MSYKARICLVLAALLLASATMALGSEDPELRQCKKRCQAQHQSDEKQLRQCVATCEEHHRHSANDRSPIEKLRECNKDCEHRQQQERLRADCQRRCQERYEKEVERFEERGKHGYDREREEYHGRGAGQRQSSNPYVFEDRHFFTGMQTQHGRLRILHQFTERSELLRGIENFRVAILEAQPQTFIVPKHLDADTIVFVARGRGAVSTVRQDRRESFNIKEGDIFRINAGTTTYFVNRDNNDRLILVKLIQPVNTPGHFQEFFGAGGENPESYFKAFSNEILEAAFNVDGERVRRLFGQQKQGAIIKASPEQIRSMSQHQEGGIWPFGSESKGTHNIYDNRPIYDNQFGQYYEVDASQFRQLRDLDLAISFSNMSEGAMTAPFYNSKATKIAVVVEGEGYFEMACPHLSESESRRTPYDGEDNHHLPRDEAFSRQSRGQASYQTVRSRLKAGTVVIVPAGHPFVAVASNNQNLQIVSFKVNAYNNQQYTLAGKRNVMNQLEREAKELAFGVPAREVEEVFRSQKEEFFFEGPGRRADA; encoded by the exons ATGAGTTATAAAGCCAGAATCTGTTTGGTGCTGGCAGCACTGCTGCTCGCCTCCGCCACAATGGCCCTCGGATCCGAGGATCCGGAGCTGAGGCAGTGCAAGAAGAGGTGCCAAGCGCAGCACCAGTCCGACGAGAAGCAGCTGCGACAATGCGTCGCCACCTGCGAGGAACACCACCGCCACAGCGCCAACGACAGGAGCCCCATCGAGAAGCTGCGCGAGTGCAACAAAGACTGCGAGCACCGCCAGCAGCAGGAGCGGCTGCGCGCGGACTGCCAGAGGCGGTGCCAGGAGAGGTACGAGAAGGAGGTGGAGAGGTTTGAAGAGAGAGGGAAGCACGGCTATgatcgagagagagaagaatacCACGGCCGCGGCGCCGGACAGAGACAGAGCTCCAACCCCTACGTCTTCGAGGATCGCCACTTCTTCACCGGAATGCAGACGCAGCACGGCCGCCTCCGCATTCTCCACCAGTTCACAGAGCGCTCTGAGCTTCTGCGCGGGATCGAGAATTTCCGCGTGGCCATCCTGGAAGCGCAGCCGCAGACGTTCATTGTGCCCAAGCACTTGGATGCCGACACCATAGTGTTTGTTGCCAGAG GAAGGGGAGCAGTGAGCACGGTGCGCCAAGACAGGAGGGAGAGCTTCAATATTAAAGAGGGGGATATATTCAGAATCAACGCCGGAACGACCACCTATTTTGTCAACAGAGACAACAACGACAGACTAATCCTAGTCAAACTTATCCAGCCTGTTAACACTCCTGGCCACTTCCAG GAATTCTTCGGAGCTGGAGGGGAGAATCCAGAATCTTACTTCAAGGCCTTCAGCAATGAAATTCTTGAAGCTGCTTTCAAT GTGGACGGCGAGAGAGTGAGGAGGCTATTCGGGCAACAGAAGCAAGGAGCGATCATCAAGGCGTCGCCGGAGCAGATCCGATCGATGAGCCAGCACCAAGAAGGCGGCATCTGGCCCTTCGGCAGCGAGTCCAAGGGCACTCACAACATCTACGACAACCGCCCCATCTACGACAACCAGTTCGGACAGTACTACGAGGTCGACGCCTCCCAATTCCGCCAGCTACGAGACCTCGACCTCGCCATCTCTTTCTCCAACATGTCCGAG GGTGCGATGACCGCTCCCTTCTACAACTCGAAGGCGACGAAGATCGCCGTGGTGGTGGAGGGCGAAGGTTACTTCGAAATGGCGTGCCCCCACCTATCTGAGTCGGAGAGCCGCCGCACCCCATATGACGGAGAGGACAACCACCATCTCCCACGCGATGAGGCGTTCTCTAGGCAGAGCAGGGGCCAAGCCAGCTACCAGACGGTCCGGTCCCGATTGAAGGCCGGCACCGTCGTCATCGTTCCGGCGGGTCATCCTTTCGTGGCTGTTGCTTCCAACAACCAGAATCTCCAGATCGTCTCCTTTAAAGTCAATGCTTACAACAACCAGCAATACACTCTTGCAg GGAAGAGGAATGTGATGAACCAGCTAGAGAGAGAGGCGAAGGAGCTGGCGTTCGGAGTGCCGGCGAGAGAGGTAGAGGAGGTATTTAGGAGCCAGAAGGAGGAGTTCTTCTTCGAGGGACCGGGGCGGAGAGCCGACGCATGA